The following are encoded together in the Neospora caninum Liverpool complete genome, chromosome IV genome:
- a CDS encoding putative cyclophilin has product MPTSDSQRERASGRDRDRRHGQEADRRRSGDTERYSGEERAEEERAGEERDGDRVSRGHHRARKPSISGDSDGEKKKLTRQRRHADTSGSDEEDGCRHGENKRGGKETDDEDKRRNDGAGKKREEEAKPVRAGGGEGAPSSAHPEDDESSDDDSFGPAPAAKGPAGGAHGLVKRRRLVPHEELYLKNLPHGERYFRSFMHRDEVSHVVVSPLHRFIITGSIDGHVKFWIREGEDIEFVKHFRAHVGALHCLCVSAADGGAVVGSVGSDQTFRLFEVVTFDMLCLLKLAFMPLACEFVHGKEEPSPVVAISAKETPEIFLYKPTLGTESVASFSLHMAPVHLLRFNPVLDVCVSSDKDGGLEVWCTDSCQRATRENRQGKIRYFLKSETDQFELAKLRTYALALAVTPDGHLLAVLSADSTLRIFRFATGKISKVYLETIDMYQTAQNDPQRRALHVDALDFEHRLAAEKELSKSRAREWQTMGFDESSNFLVYPCMLGIKVVNIKDNKLCRLIGKPEHSLRFLAIGVYQAKAQKRKPTTTVILGKNAKGQDAKDENRMDSVIVASAFKKNRVYFFTADTQKEGIVDLRDVFNEKPSKEEQEALAPSASSAIAPSLRSGRTATIFTTMGDIFIRLFPQECPKTVENFCTHARNGYYDHCIFHRVIKGFMIQTGDPNGDGTGGESIWGGDFEDEFHRSLKHDRPFTVSMANAGPNTNGSQFFITTVPCSWLDNKHTVFGRVVQGMDVVTKIENVATNIEDKPKQDVKLLTIKVTS; this is encoded by the exons ATGCCAACCTCCGACAGCCAACGCGAAAGGGCCAGCGGCCGAGATCGGGACAGGAGACATGGACAGGAAGCAGACAGAAGGCGCTCGGGAGACACTGAACGATacagtggagaagagagagctgaagaagagagagctggagaagagagagatggagaccGAGTCTCACGGGGGCATCATCGGGCCAGGAAGCCTTCCATCTCGGGTGACTCCGACggtgaaaagaaaaaactgaCGCGCCAGAGAAGACATGCAGACACCTCCGGCTCggatgaggaagacggcTGTAGGCATGGCGAGAAtaagagaggagggaaagagactgacgacgaggacaagagacgaaacgacggggcaggaaaaaagagagaggaagaagcgaaaccgGTACGCgctggaggaggagaaggcgcgccttcttccgcgcaCCCCGAAGATGACGAGAGTAGCGATGACGACAGCTTCG GTCCAGCGCCAGCAGCCAAAGGCCCCGCAGGAGGCGCGCACGGCCTCGTTaagcgtcgccgcctcgtcccTCACGAGGAACTTTACCTGAAAAACCTTCCCCACGGAGAAAGATATTTCAGATCTTTCATGCACAGAGACGAAGTTTCGCACG TTGTGGTCAGTCCCCTCCATCGCTTCATCATCACCGGAAGCATCGACGGGCATGTCAAGTTCTGGAttcgcgagggcgaagacatCGAGTTCGTAAAACATTTTCGAGCACACGTTG GCGCGCTGcactgtctctgcgtctccgcggccgacggcggcgccgtcgTCGGCTCCGTGGGCAGCGACCAgaccttccgtctcttcgagGTGGTTACCTTCGACatgctctgtctcctcaagCTCGCCTTCATGCCGTTAGCCTGCGAATTCGTCCACGGGAAAGAGGAGCCTTCTCCCGTCGTTGCAAT AtcggcgaaagagacgccggagaTCTTCCTGTATAAGCCGACACTAGGCACAGAGTCGGTGgcgagtttctctctccacatgGCCCCCGTTCACCTTCTCCGATTCAACCCAGTGCTGGATGTTTGCGTGTCGTCGGACAAGGACGGCGGCCTCGAAGTctggtgtacagacagctgcCAAcgcgcgacgagggagaaccGCCAGGGGAAGATTCGCTACTTCCTCAAGAGTGAAACAGATCAGTTTGAACTCGCCAAG CTCAGAACCTACGCGTTAGCCCTCGCGGTGACCCCCGACGGCCATCTCCTGGCCGTCTTGTCTGCTGACTCGACCCTGCGcatcttccgcttcgccacCGGAAAGATTTCGAAAGTTTACCTGGAAACAATTGAC ATGTACCAAACCGCGCAAAATGACCCACAGAGACGAGCTCTGCACGTCGACGCACTCGACTTTGAGCATCGCCTGGCTGCTGAGAAGGAACTGTCCAAGTCTCGCGCGCGAGAGTGGCAAACGATGGGCTTCGACGAAAGCTCCAACTTCCTCGTTTACCCGTGCATGCTCGGCATCAAGGTTGTCAATATCAAAGACAACAAA CTGTGTCGCTTGATCGGGAAGCCCGAACACAGTCTGCGGTTCCTTGCCATCGGCGTCTACCAGGCGAAGGCACAAAAG CGGAAGCCCACGACGACGGTGATTCtggggaagaacgcgaaaggaCAGGACGCCAAGGACGAGAACCGCATGGACTCCGTCAtcgtcgcctcggccttcaAAAAGAACAG AGTCTACTTCTTCACGGCAGACacgcagaaggaaggcaTCGTCGACTTGAGAGACGTTTTCAATGAAAAGCCTTCgaaggaagagcaggaagcTTTGGCGC CGAGTGCGTCGTCGGCCATTGCGCCGTCGCTACGGTCGGGTCGGACGGCAACCATTTTCACGACGATGGGCGACATCTTCATTCGGCTCTTCCCTCAAGAGTGTCCCAAGACAGTCGAGAACTTTTGCACGCATGCGCGAAACGGGTACTACGACCACTGCATCTTTCATCGTGTCATCAAAGGCTTCATGATTCAGACCGGCGATCCCAACGGAGACGGTACAGGAG GCGAGTCCATCTGGGGCGGCGACTTCGAGGACGAATTCCACCGCTCTCTGAAGCACGACCGACCCTTCACAGTCTCGATGGCGAACGCAGGCCCCAACACGAACGGCTCTCAGTTTTTCATTACGACGGTGCCGTGCAGCTGGCTAGACAACAAACACACGGTTTTCGGCCGCGTCGTTCAGGGCATGGATGTGGTAACCAAAATCGAGAAT GTGGCGACCAATATTGAGGATAAGCCGAAGCAAGACGTGAAACTTTTGACCATCAAAGTGACGTCGTAA
- a CDS encoding putative choline kinase: MRLRRSGTFFPQGRRLSEASQPQIDRVEDGLSSGKEDGLRHRSDEQLMADVARVRSFIGCCVKGWEKLPADAIDVTVLSGGLSNRLFAVEAVPPVPSGNGNDPDADERQPRQHRHCPCDSRKEQSSTAPDSRSPYPAWDATTPPQRVLVRLYGHGQEHSFFDASEERRVFKILGELGIAPKCLAEFPGGRVETWITGEALKRTDLQNEAVQSRIATILGNFHQIGLPRSSESASAADPAWCRWVQQLPKVFSERIDSEECQAEHARPRCDFAFCRLDAWGATAREGPAMRLLTRSQIPALKVALSREASPDAHEAGVVTPVVAGPLSLLSDAEKRRLDEVGLVQYYQEEAKKLEQVVLARVAHELEPQRLKAVYGSADAWQLLSGASVVFSHNDVQENNVIQYEDGRLQLIDFEYSGRNFRSYDMGNLFREMTIDYADVEGYPFFVVDMSDYPSLPTRQRFIRAYLENLLSVYGPVSGASKAVPHGTVSKTVVDNFEVMVELTGLVSDLLWAFWSLTQMPEVEPLDEFSHVQYALARLTMYEHKKNELVRRGLFPARG, from the exons ATGCGCTTGCGTCGCAGTGGAACGTTTTTCCCGCAAGGCCGCCGGCTCTCTGAAGCGTCTCAACCGCAAATAGATAGAGTGGAAGATGGCCTCTCTTCAGGCAAGGAGGACGGGCTGCGCCACCGGAGTGACGAACAGCTGATGGCTGATGTCGCCAGAGTGCGGTCTTTCATTGGATGCTGCGTCAAGGGCTGGGAGAAACTCCCGGCAGACGCAATAGACGTTACGGTTCTCTCCGGGGGGTTGAGCAATCGGCTTTTCGCAGTTGAAGCTGTCCCGCCCGTGCCGTCGGGTAACGGGAACGACCCGGATGCAGACGAAAGACAACCCCGGCAACACAGGCACTGCCCGTGCGACAGTCGGAAAGAGCAATCTTCGACCGCCCCAGACTCCAGGTCGCCTTACCCGGCGTGGGACGCCACTACCCCCCCGCAACGAGTGCTCGTTCGCCTCTACGGTCATGGCCAAGAACACTCTTTTTTTGACGCATCTGAAGAACGCCGGGTGTTCAAAATTCTGGGCGAGCTGGGCATCGCACCGAAATGCCTGGCTGAGTTCCCA GGTGGTAGGGTCGAGACTTGGATCACGGGCGAAGCCCTGAAACGGACGGATTTGCAGAACGAAGCGGTGCAGTCCCGGATCGCTACCATT CTCGGAAACTTCCACCAAATTGGCCTTCCGCGATCGTCGGAAAGTGCTTCCGCGGCCGACCCTGCTTGGTGTCGATGGGTTCAGCAATTGCCAAAGGTGTTCTCGGAGCGCATCGACAGCGAGGAATGCCAAGCTGAGCATGCCCGGCCCCGTTGCGACTTCGCGTTCTGCCGCCTCGATGCCTGGGGCGCAACTGCAAGGGAAGGGCCGGCAATGAGGCTCTTAACCAGATCTCAGATTCCCGCTTTAAAGGTAGCCCTCTCTCGAGAGGCGTCGCCTGACGCCCACGAGGCCGGTGTCGTTACACCTGTGGTCGCCGGGCCTTTGTCGCTGTTGTCggacgcggagaaacgccggCTGGACGAAGTCGGCCTGGTCCAGTATTaccaggaagaagcgaagaaactcGAGCAG GTGGTGCTCGCGCGCGTGGCGCACGAACTGGAACCGCAGCGATTAAAGGCCGTGTACGGCTCTGCGGATGCATGGCAGCTGCTCTCAGGTGCGTCTGTTGTGTTTTCACACAACGACGTGCAAGAGAACAATGTGATACAG TATGAAGACGGCAGGCTGCAGTTGATCGATTTCGAGTACTCCGGCAGGAATTTCCGAAGCTATGACATGGGCAACTTGTTTCGCGAGATGACGATAGACTATGCGGACGTCGAAG GTTACCCCTTTTTCGTCGTCGACATGAGCGACTATCCGTCACTGCCGACGCGACAGCGTTTCATCAGAGCCTACTTGGAAAACCTGCTGAGCGTCTACGGTCCAGTGTCGGGTGCTTCGAAAGCCGTTCCACATGGAACGGTTTCAAAGACTGTCGTGGACAACTTTGAAGTTATG GTTGAGCTCACCGGCCTGGTCTCCGATCTTCTCTGGGCCTTTTGGTCTCTTACTCA GATGCCGGAAGTCGAACCGTTGGACGAGTTTTCCCACGTGCAGTACGCATTGGCTCG GTTGACGATGTATGAGcacaagaaaaacgaacTCGTTCGGCGCGGTCTCTTCCCGGCTCGAGGttga
- a CDS encoding putative ankyrin repeat-containing protein — MRLGGPSPLPEDTPRKKDRAALPRERDRHRRGNTPEGENGDAARRKRRKTVCGEGVPTPSKTRLYWNAVFEETAESQYFISSRRVRQLVEELLLRTPGAPASSAESQNLLEALVSLSVFGDAKQPHALAAGGPFVPRRARTASLVELMCGGRGNQISFLSPLSPLFRAYVGIDVSDRALSLSRSASSPASSSSPSSPSSPSSSSSPPSSSFRCPSLCSSAASSAAGLSRTEALEKANKCRFLLQDCASLGDDLPLLKTAFALLIAGLDDLLVRNSSDFGEEAEGAEEVDAVLASAGAVLCVGGRLLVLEPTRHLPDLLLAVTKALLSPSGAARFLQLARVAVADSVVAFLFRRESAAFAGERSIEALRAFYARHIRPLAALPALGLDASRLDVDDLRTRLPLVQHLARIQATAELSFLLLQHGGDPSLVNEDGLRAEDILANAARQRLLEQQASRPLRPAGDPNGGTTREGKLRNSRQGSARDARRLETAAQANRDAPAETAAGEAGEKREAGAREGNSGRETVGRGVARYASAARRGTGKSTGGDAADFGWTRSLIPSSDEETERPSARPSWRERCGGPQEDDGSFVLPPDVARLTGKSDDVRERDLRNVALLSWLGAAVAREDRKIAGDDAKHEASETLEEEEETGDFLELLAAEFNGPLVWPFVNPIEVIDACHRRFPPLEGLYGARPR, encoded by the exons ATGAGGCTGGGAGGCCCCTCCCCGCTGCCGGAGGACACGCCGCGCAAAAAGGATCGCGCAGCCTTGCCGCGAGAACGGGATCGCCACAGACGCGGAAACACtccagaaggagagaacggagatgcagcgagacgaaaacggaggaaaaccGTGTGTGGCGAG GGTGTACCTACACCTTCGAAGACGCGGCTTTACTGGAACGCAGTTTtcgaggagacggcagagtCTCAGTACTTCATTTCTTCGCGGCGCGTGCGGCAACTCGTCGAGGAGTTGCTGCTGAGAACGCCCGGCGCGCCCGCGAGCTCGGCCGAGTCGCAGAACCTCCTTGAggctctcgtctcgctttccgtctttggagacgcgaagcagccACACGCGCTCGCTGCAGGCGGGCCATTCGTCCCCAGACGCGCTCGCACGGCTTCCCTCGTGGAACTCATGTGCGGCGGCCGCGGCAACCAG ATctcgttcctgtctcccctctcgccgctctttcGCGCCTATGTTGGCATCGACGTGTCCGACCGagccctctctctctcacgttctgcctcgtctcctgcctcatcgtcttctccctcttcgccttcgtctccctcgtcttcttcttctcccccttcgtcttcgtttcgctgtccttctctttgttcctCTGCGGCTTCCTCCGCGGCAGGCTTGTCGCGCACCGAagcgctggagaaggcgaataAATGCCGGTTTCTGCTGCAAGATTGCGCGTCTCTGGGCGACGACTTGCCGCTCTTAAAGACGGCGTTTGCGCTCCTCATCGCCGGACTGGACGACCTCCTCGTGCGAAATTCCTCCGACTTTggcgaagaggccgaaggcgccgaggaggTCGATGCggtcctcgcctctgccggcGCTGTGCTGTGCGTCGGCGGGCGCCTCCTCGTGCTCGAACCCAC ccgccaCCTTCCCGatctcctcctcgccgtcaCGAAGGCCCTGTTGTCTCCCTCGGGCGCTGCGCGGTTTCTTCAGCTTGCACGCGTCGCGGTTGCCGACTCGgtcgtcgcctttctctttcggcgcGAATCGGCGGCCTTTGCGGGCGAGCGGAGTATCGAGGCGCTCCGCGCGTTCTACGCCAGGCACATCCGACC GCTCGCGGCGCTTCCGGCTCTAGGACTGGACGCGTCTCGCCTAGACGTCGACGACTTGCGAACGCGCCTGCCTCTAGTACAGCACCTCGCGAGGATTCAGGCCACGGCCGagctctcgtttcttcttctccag CACGGCGGAGATCCTTCCTTGGTGAACGAGGACGGTCTGAGAGCTGAGGACATCCTCGCGAAcgcagcgaggcagcggctgctCGAGCAGCAGGCAAgtcgccctcttcgcccCGCCGGAGACCCAAACGGCGGAACGACGCGCGAAGGAAAGCTGCGCAACTCACGCCAAGgcagcgcgcgagacgcccgGCGACTGGAAACAGCCGCGCAGGCAAACCGTGACGCGCCAGCAGAAACTgcagcaggcgaagcaggagaaaaacgggaagcAGGTGCGCGCGAGGGAAACAGTGGCCGAGAGACGGTGGGGAGAGGCGTCGCAAGATACGCGTCGGCCGCTCGACGTGGAACAGGCAAATCCACGGGCGGCGATGCCGCTGATTTCGGTTGGACACGGTCACTCATTCCTTCTTCtgacgaggagacggaacgTCCGTCTGCTCGGCCCTCTTGGCGAGAACGCTGCGGCGGCCCTCaagaagacgacgggagTTTCGTTTTGCCACCGGACGTCGCGCGTCTCACAGGCAAGTCGGACGATGTAAGAGAGCGTGACTTGCGAAATGTGGCGCTCCTGTCGTGGCTCGGCGCGGCCGtcgcgcgagaagaccggAAAATCGCGGGGGATGACGCGAAACACGAAGCCAGTGAGActctggaggaagaggaagagaccggAGACTTTCTCGAGCTCCTTGCCGCGGAATTCAACGGACCGCTCGTTTGGCCATTCGTCAACCCGATCGAA GTGATCGACGCTTGCCATCGGCGCTTCCCGCCTCTCGAGGGTCTCTACGGGGCTCGTCCCCGTTAA